gttttttttttcgcgtctCTACCTTGCACTGGTCGACTCGGAACGCCGCCAACAACACATGCCACAATGCTCATGATCACTACGCGACCACCACGTCACCGTCCACCTCCTACCTATCCCTCAACTGTGTGCCCACACCACACCTTTGCTCAGCCTCGAGTCTATTCCTCTCTCCGCTCCATTTCCCGTCGCACGCAACGATGGCCACCATTGGTATGTTcaacgaggagggcgagaaTGTCGACCTCTACATCCCGCGCAAGTGCCACGCGACCAACACGCTGATTGAGGCGCACGAccacgccgccgtgcagATCTCGATCGCGAACGTTGGCCCGAACGGCGTGATCAAcggcacgacgacgacgctgtgCATTGCCGGCTACCTGCGCTCGCAGGGCGAGTCGGACCACGCGATCAACCACATCACGATCGACCGCGGCATCATGCGCATCAAGACCGGCAAGCCGAAGCGCGTGTCCAAGTCGAAGTCGAAGAAGCCtaccgctggtgctgctggccaGA
The sequence above is drawn from the Leishmania mexicana MHOM/GT/2001/U1103 complete genome, chromosome 11 genome and encodes:
- a CDS encoding putative 40S ribosomal protein S21, with the protein product MATIGMFNEEGENVDLYIPRKCHATNTLIEAHDHAAVQISIANVGPNGVINGTTTTLCIAGYLRSQGESDHAINHITIDRGIMRIKTGKPKRVSKSKSKKPTAGAAGQKGARPPAQKGARPSGQKGARPPAQKGARPPAQKGARPPAQKGAAPARKNRA